A single Clavibacter nebraskensis NCPPB 2581 DNA region contains:
- a CDS encoding metal-dependent transcriptional regulator — protein MTDLVDTTEMYLRTILDLEEEAIVPLRARISERLGHSGPTVSQTVARMERDGLVIVSGDRHLELTPEGRSKAVHVMRKHRLAERLLSDVIGLEWEFVHDEACRWEHVMSEQVERKILDLLGHPTESPYGNPIPGLDELGDSPAVAFMAGVVSIVEASLGTTEDAPARGVIRRLGEPVQFDPELLSQLKQAGVLPGATGSFSREGAYVLVRVDGAGPGLELPLEVAGHIFIER, from the coding sequence ATGACTGATCTCGTGGACACGACGGAGATGTACCTCCGCACCATCCTCGACCTCGAGGAGGAGGCCATCGTCCCGCTGCGCGCGCGCATCTCCGAGCGCCTCGGCCACTCGGGCCCCACCGTCTCGCAGACCGTGGCGCGCATGGAGCGCGACGGCCTCGTGATCGTCAGCGGCGACCGCCACCTGGAGCTCACCCCCGAGGGTCGGAGCAAGGCCGTGCACGTGATGCGGAAGCACCGCCTGGCGGAGCGCCTCCTCAGCGACGTCATCGGCCTCGAGTGGGAGTTCGTCCACGACGAGGCCTGCCGCTGGGAGCACGTGATGAGCGAGCAGGTGGAGCGCAAGATCCTCGACCTCCTCGGGCACCCGACGGAGTCGCCGTACGGCAACCCCATCCCCGGGCTCGACGAGCTGGGCGACTCGCCTGCTGTGGCGTTCATGGCCGGCGTCGTGAGCATCGTCGAGGCCTCGCTCGGCACGACCGAGGACGCCCCCGCGCGCGGCGTGATCCGCCGGCTGGGCGAGCCCGTGCAGTTCGACCCCGAGCTCCTCTCGCAGCTCAAGCAGGCCGGCGTGCTGCCGGGGGCGACCGGGTCCTTCTCCCGCGAGGGCGCGTACGTCCTGGTGCGGGTCGACGGCGCGGGGCCGGGGCTCGAGCTGCCGCTCGAGGTCGCGGGGCACATCTTCATCGAGCGCTGA
- the serC gene encoding phosphoserine transaminase gives MPTTKIPTELLPLDGRFGCGPSKVRQAQLDHLALAGAQILGTSHRQAPVKDMVGRVRDGLSRLFRLPDGYEVVLGNGGSTAFWDAAAFSLIERRSQNLVFGEFGGKFAKAAAAPFLEAPDVIRAEPGSRASANPIEGVDVYAWPHNETSTGVMAPVARVYGDEGALTVVDATSAAGGIDFDAAHADVYYFAPQKNLASDGGVWLALFSPAALERVDRIAASGRWIPEFLSLKNAVDNSRLNQTLNTPALATLLMLEDQLDWIEGAGGLTWADARTRESSSVLYEWAERVEYARPFVTDPAHRSQVVVTMDFDDSIDAASVAKTLRANGVVDTEPYRKLGRNQLRVATFTAIEPDDVRALVRCIEFVVEQGAG, from the coding sequence ATGCCGACCACGAAGATCCCCACCGAACTGCTGCCCCTCGACGGACGATTCGGCTGCGGGCCGTCCAAGGTCCGGCAGGCGCAGCTCGACCACCTCGCGCTCGCGGGTGCGCAGATCCTCGGCACCTCCCACCGCCAGGCACCCGTCAAGGACATGGTGGGGCGCGTGCGCGACGGGCTCTCCCGGCTCTTCCGCCTCCCCGACGGCTACGAGGTCGTGCTGGGGAACGGCGGATCCACGGCCTTCTGGGACGCCGCCGCCTTCTCCCTCATCGAGCGCCGCAGCCAGAACCTCGTGTTCGGCGAGTTCGGCGGCAAGTTCGCGAAGGCCGCCGCGGCGCCCTTCCTCGAGGCGCCCGACGTGATCCGCGCCGAGCCCGGCAGCCGCGCCTCCGCGAACCCGATCGAGGGCGTCGACGTCTACGCGTGGCCGCACAACGAGACCTCCACCGGCGTCATGGCGCCCGTCGCGCGCGTCTACGGCGACGAGGGCGCGCTCACGGTCGTCGACGCGACGAGCGCGGCCGGCGGGATCGACTTCGACGCCGCCCACGCCGACGTCTACTACTTCGCCCCGCAGAAGAACCTGGCGAGCGACGGCGGCGTCTGGCTCGCGCTGTTCTCCCCCGCCGCCCTCGAGCGCGTGGACCGCATCGCGGCGTCCGGCCGGTGGATCCCCGAGTTCCTGAGCCTCAAGAACGCCGTCGACAACTCCCGCCTGAACCAGACGCTGAACACCCCGGCCCTCGCCACGCTCCTCATGCTCGAGGACCAGCTGGACTGGATCGAGGGGGCCGGCGGGCTGACGTGGGCGGATGCCCGCACGCGCGAGTCGTCCTCGGTCCTCTACGAGTGGGCGGAGCGCGTGGAGTACGCGCGGCCGTTCGTGACGGATCCCGCGCACCGCTCGCAGGTGGTGGTCACGATGGACTTCGACGATTCCATCGACGCGGCCTCCGTCGCGAAGACGCTGCGCGCGAACGGGGTCGTCGACACCGAGCCGTACCGGAAGCTCGGGCGCAACCAGCTGCGGGTCGCGACGTTCACGGCCATCGAGCCGGACGACGTGCGGGCGCTCGTGCGCTGCATCGAGTTCGTGGTGGAGCAGGGCGCGGGCTGA
- a CDS encoding DUF3027 domain-containing protein has protein sequence MPEPRDDETTTADEAAVDAPDAMPDDATTDDTVTGDVATEAEAPREPAVPDAELLAAVDLARAALLEITPAVTVGSPAGSIVEGDRVLSLLFANTMPGYPGWFWTVTLARVDDAAPTVLEAELMPGEGALLSPEWLPWSDRLAGIEADQEAERLAAESDEDDDDEDDDSTEDAEDADDVLDGVDFEATASDDDDDDDDDDDDTSFDGADR, from the coding sequence ATGCCTGAGCCGCGGGACGACGAGACGACGACCGCGGACGAGGCGGCGGTGGACGCGCCTGACGCGATGCCCGACGACGCGACGACCGACGACACGGTGACCGGTGACGTGGCGACGGAGGCCGAGGCGCCCCGGGAGCCCGCCGTCCCCGACGCCGAGCTGCTCGCGGCCGTCGACCTCGCGCGCGCGGCGCTGCTCGAGATCACGCCGGCCGTGACCGTCGGGTCGCCTGCCGGGTCGATCGTCGAGGGCGACCGCGTGCTGTCGCTCCTCTTCGCGAACACGATGCCCGGGTACCCCGGCTGGTTCTGGACCGTCACGCTCGCCCGCGTCGACGACGCCGCCCCGACGGTGCTCGAGGCCGAGCTGATGCCCGGTGAGGGCGCCCTGCTCTCGCCCGAGTGGCTGCCGTGGTCCGACCGGCTCGCCGGCATCGAGGCCGACCAGGAGGCCGAGCGCCTCGCGGCGGAGTCCGACGAGGACGACGACGACGAGGACGACGACTCCACGGAGGACGCCGAGGACGCGGACGACGTCCTCGACGGCGTCGACTTCGAGGCGACCGCGTCGGACGATGACGATGACGATGACGACGATGACGACGACACGAGCTTCGACGGCGCCGATCGCTGA
- a CDS encoding cold-shock protein, giving the protein MPTGKVKFYDEDKGFGFISSDDGQEVFLHASALPSGVAGVKAGTRLEFGIADGKRGAQALSARILDAPPSLARMSRKPADDMAVIVEDLVKVLDGIGTGLKRGRYPEEAHGRKIAALLRRVAEELDA; this is encoded by the coding sequence ATGCCCACCGGCAAGGTGAAGTTCTACGACGAGGACAAGGGGTTCGGGTTCATCAGCTCGGACGACGGCCAGGAGGTCTTCCTGCACGCGTCGGCCCTGCCCTCGGGCGTCGCCGGCGTGAAGGCCGGCACCCGGCTCGAGTTCGGCATCGCGGACGGCAAGCGCGGCGCGCAGGCGCTCTCCGCGCGGATCCTCGACGCCCCGCCCTCGCTCGCCCGCATGTCCCGCAAGCCCGCCGACGACATGGCCGTCATCGTGGAGGACCTCGTGAAGGTGCTCGACGGCATCGGCACCGGCCTGAAGCGAGGCCGCTACCCCGAGGAGGCTCACGGCCGGAAGATCGCGGCGCTGCTGCGCCGGGTCGCGGAGGAGCTCGATGCCTGA
- a CDS encoding helicase-associated domain-containing protein, which translates to MTDALALAARLRALDDAALAALVRDRGIDAARVADLFDLADALLAPEAVARAMEQLDRMALAVLAIAAEEGATTQPVGLDAVRDALSRRSGEDPLDPAGLADAARRAADTLLAVVDDKGITTHPEVAAALAAWPAAGLPGADELTRLAPPAPLAAVPRVDPEEVDRRAGESAFRSVVSVAALIEELDREPARELSRGGMSLPDARRLAAALGADLDDVPVHLSLAERAALVVRSGRTWSTAATAAAWSARPTAGRWEALAAAWLDALAPATREILAERADASWGAGLVDSVLWRFPGGSAWIGERITAFTRDAGLLGITTGDVPSSAGRALLTTGPGAASAALAPHLPAEVDRVYLQHDLTVVSPGPLDPAVESRLLEVADAEGRGLAATYRISAASVTRALASGGTPDAIRAFLADVSLTGIPQPLDYLIDEAAARFGRLRVRPASPSDAVPDARTAIVSEDGPLLATLLVDRDLAPLRLVRAADAVLTSAASPDAVERALAAARLAPVREDELGRRMAPSGRTAPTPHAVADPEPDAADTLVARVRATDGPDDGAAWTTRQLEVAIRAKAALRVRVRIPDGREVEHVLEPSSIAGGRLRARDRVADVERTLPLSSILAISAGPATA; encoded by the coding sequence ATGACCGACGCCCTCGCGCTCGCGGCCCGCCTGCGCGCGCTCGACGACGCAGCGCTCGCCGCCCTGGTGCGCGACCGCGGCATCGACGCCGCCCGCGTCGCCGACCTCTTCGACCTCGCGGACGCGCTGCTCGCCCCTGAGGCCGTCGCGCGGGCCATGGAGCAGCTCGACCGCATGGCGCTGGCCGTGCTCGCCATCGCCGCCGAGGAGGGGGCGACCACGCAGCCCGTCGGCCTGGACGCGGTCCGCGACGCGCTCTCCCGCCGCTCGGGCGAGGACCCGCTGGATCCGGCGGGTCTGGCGGACGCCGCCCGCCGCGCCGCGGACACGCTCCTCGCCGTCGTCGACGACAAGGGCATCACGACGCATCCGGAGGTCGCGGCCGCCCTCGCCGCCTGGCCCGCGGCCGGCCTCCCGGGTGCGGACGAGCTGACCCGCCTCGCCCCTCCCGCGCCGCTCGCCGCCGTCCCGCGCGTCGATCCCGAGGAGGTCGACCGGAGGGCGGGCGAGAGCGCCTTCCGCTCGGTGGTGTCCGTCGCCGCCCTCATCGAGGAGCTGGACCGCGAGCCGGCGCGCGAGCTGAGCCGCGGCGGCATGTCCCTGCCCGACGCGCGCCGACTGGCTGCCGCGCTCGGCGCGGACCTCGACGACGTCCCCGTCCACCTGTCCCTCGCCGAGCGCGCGGCGCTCGTGGTGCGTTCCGGCCGCACCTGGTCCACGGCCGCGACGGCGGCCGCCTGGTCCGCGCGACCGACCGCCGGACGATGGGAGGCACTCGCCGCCGCCTGGCTCGACGCGCTGGCACCCGCGACACGCGAGATCCTCGCCGAGCGCGCCGACGCGTCGTGGGGAGCGGGGCTCGTCGACAGCGTCCTCTGGCGCTTCCCCGGCGGATCCGCGTGGATCGGCGAGCGCATCACCGCCTTCACGCGCGACGCCGGCCTCCTCGGCATCACGACGGGCGACGTCCCGAGCTCCGCGGGCCGCGCCCTCCTCACGACGGGACCCGGAGCCGCCTCCGCCGCGCTCGCGCCGCACCTGCCCGCCGAGGTCGATCGGGTCTACCTGCAGCACGACCTCACCGTCGTCTCCCCCGGCCCGCTCGACCCGGCGGTCGAGTCGCGCCTGCTCGAGGTCGCCGACGCGGAGGGCCGGGGTCTTGCCGCCACCTACCGGATCTCCGCCGCATCCGTCACGCGCGCCCTCGCGTCCGGCGGGACGCCGGACGCCATCCGCGCCTTCCTGGCGGACGTCTCGCTGACCGGCATCCCCCAGCCCCTCGACTACCTCATCGACGAGGCCGCCGCCCGCTTCGGTCGCCTCCGCGTCCGTCCGGCGTCACCCTCCGACGCGGTCCCGGACGCCCGGACCGCGATCGTCTCCGAGGACGGGCCGCTGCTCGCCACCCTCCTCGTCGACCGCGACCTCGCGCCGCTGCGGCTCGTGCGCGCGGCCGACGCGGTGCTCACGTCGGCCGCATCGCCCGACGCCGTCGAGCGCGCGCTCGCGGCCGCCCGGCTCGCGCCCGTCCGCGAGGACGAACTGGGCCGCCGCATGGCACCGTCCGGTCGGACCGCACCGACCCCGCACGCCGTCGCGGATCCCGAGCCCGATGCGGCCGACACCCTCGTCGCCCGCGTCCGCGCGACCGACGGCCCCGACGACGGAGCGGCGTGGACCACGCGCCAGCTCGAGGTGGCGATCCGCGCCAAGGCCGCCCTCCGCGTCCGCGTCCGCATACCCGACGGCCGCGAGGTGGAGCACGTGCTCGAGCCCTCCAGCATCGCCGGCGGTCGGCTGCGCGCCCGCGACCGGGTCGCCGACGTCGAGCGCACCCTCCCCCTCTCGAGCATCCTGGCGATCTCCGCCGGACCGGCGACCGCGTGA
- a CDS encoding DNA repair helicase XPB — MPDGPLIVQSDRTVLLEVAHADAEDARHELAVFAELERAPEHIHTYRITRLGLWNARAAGHTAADMLATLEHYSRFPVPQSVTVDVTDTVGRYGRLAIGRDADGGLQISSTESAVLSEVASSRRIAPLLTERVDATTYRVQAWARGQLKQELVKIGWPAEDLAGYTPGTPHDMALVEDGWTLRDYQADAVDHFLDGGSGVVVLPCGAGKTLVGAAAMSRAKTTTLILVTNTVSARQWRSELLTRTTLTEDEIGEYSGQSREVKPVTIATYQILTAKRKGEYAHLALLDALDWGLVVYDEVHLLPAPVFKLTADLQARRRLGLTATLVREDGREGDVFSLIGPKRFDAPWKEIEAQGFISPAECFEVRIDLPDDDRLVYAAAADDERYRLAATAPAKLDVTRALVERHRGESILVIGQYLEQIDELAEALGAPKLTGATPVAERERLYQAFRDGTERVLVVSKVANFSVDLPDATVAIQVSGSFGSRQEEAQRLGRLLRPEASGLSASFYTLVSRDTVDQDFAQNRQRFLAEQGYSYTILDAAGIAA, encoded by the coding sequence ATGCCCGACGGCCCCCTCATCGTCCAGAGCGACCGCACCGTCCTCCTCGAGGTGGCGCACGCGGACGCGGAGGACGCGCGACACGAACTCGCCGTGTTCGCGGAGCTGGAGCGCGCGCCGGAGCACATCCACACGTACCGGATCACCCGGCTCGGCCTCTGGAACGCACGCGCCGCCGGGCACACCGCCGCGGACATGCTCGCGACCCTCGAGCACTACTCCCGGTTCCCCGTGCCGCAGTCGGTCACCGTGGACGTGACGGACACCGTCGGCCGCTACGGACGCCTGGCCATCGGGCGCGACGCCGACGGCGGGCTGCAGATCTCGAGCACCGAGTCCGCGGTCCTGTCGGAGGTCGCGAGCTCCCGCCGCATCGCGCCGCTGCTCACCGAGCGCGTCGACGCGACGACCTACCGCGTGCAGGCCTGGGCGCGCGGCCAACTCAAGCAGGAGCTCGTGAAGATCGGCTGGCCCGCCGAGGACCTCGCCGGCTACACGCCCGGCACGCCCCACGACATGGCGCTCGTGGAGGACGGCTGGACGCTGCGGGACTACCAGGCGGACGCGGTCGACCACTTCCTCGACGGCGGATCCGGCGTCGTCGTCCTCCCCTGCGGCGCCGGCAAGACGCTCGTCGGCGCCGCCGCCATGTCCCGCGCCAAGACGACCACGCTGATCCTCGTCACGAACACGGTGTCGGCGCGCCAGTGGCGCTCCGAGCTGCTCACGCGCACGACGCTCACGGAGGACGAGATCGGCGAGTACTCGGGCCAGTCCCGCGAGGTCAAGCCGGTCACCATCGCGACGTACCAGATCCTCACCGCCAAGAGGAAGGGCGAGTACGCCCACCTGGCGCTCCTCGACGCGCTCGACTGGGGCCTCGTCGTCTACGACGAGGTGCACCTCCTGCCCGCGCCCGTCTTCAAGCTGACCGCGGACCTCCAGGCCCGCCGCCGCCTCGGCCTCACGGCCACGCTCGTGCGGGAGGACGGCCGCGAGGGCGACGTCTTCAGCCTCATCGGCCCGAAGCGGTTCGACGCGCCGTGGAAGGAGATCGAGGCGCAGGGCTTCATCTCCCCCGCCGAGTGCTTCGAGGTGCGCATCGACCTGCCCGACGACGACCGCCTGGTCTACGCCGCCGCCGCGGACGACGAGCGCTACCGCCTCGCCGCCACGGCGCCCGCCAAGCTCGACGTGACGCGCGCGCTGGTCGAGCGCCACCGCGGCGAGAGCATCCTCGTCATCGGCCAGTACCTGGAGCAGATCGACGAGCTCGCGGAGGCGCTCGGCGCCCCGAAGCTCACGGGCGCGACGCCCGTGGCCGAACGCGAACGGCTCTACCAGGCGTTCCGCGACGGCACGGAGCGCGTGCTCGTGGTCAGCAAGGTCGCCAACTTCTCGGTGGACCTGCCCGACGCCACGGTGGCCATCCAGGTGTCCGGCTCGTTCGGGTCCCGCCAGGAGGAGGCCCAGCGCCTCGGTCGCCTGCTCCGCCCGGAGGCGTCCGGCCTGTCCGCGAGCTTCTACACGCTCGTCTCCCGCGACACCGTCGACCAGGACTTCGCGCAGAACCGGCAGCGCTTCCTCGCGGAGCAGGGCTACAGCTACACGATCCTCGACGCTGCCGGCATCGCCGCCTGA
- a CDS encoding response regulator transcription factor translates to MSDGPKILIVDDEPNIRDLLTTSLRFAGFAVRAVGNGAQAISAVLEEEPDLIILDVMLPDMNGFGVTKRLRAAGYTAPILFLTAKDDTEDKITGLTVGGDDYVTKPFSLDEIVARIKAILRRTMHADEDAIIRAGELTMDQDTHEVLVGEEPIELSPTEFKLLRYLMLNPNRVLSKAQILDHVWEYDFNGDAGIVESYISYLRRKLDQHSSEPVIQTKRGFGYMLKAAKS, encoded by the coding sequence ATGAGCGATGGCCCGAAGATCCTTATCGTCGATGACGAACCCAACATCCGCGACCTGCTGACCACGAGCCTCCGGTTCGCCGGGTTTGCGGTCCGCGCCGTCGGCAACGGCGCCCAGGCCATCTCGGCCGTCCTCGAGGAGGAGCCCGACCTCATCATCCTCGACGTGATGCTGCCGGACATGAACGGGTTCGGCGTCACCAAGCGCCTCCGTGCCGCCGGCTACACGGCGCCCATCCTGTTCCTCACGGCGAAGGACGACACCGAGGACAAGATCACGGGCCTCACCGTCGGCGGCGACGACTACGTCACCAAGCCGTTCAGCCTCGACGAGATCGTCGCGCGCATCAAGGCGATCCTCCGCCGCACGATGCACGCGGACGAGGACGCGATCATCCGCGCCGGCGAGCTCACGATGGACCAGGACACGCACGAGGTCCTCGTGGGCGAGGAGCCCATCGAGCTGAGCCCCACCGAGTTCAAGCTGCTCCGCTACCTGATGCTCAACCCCAACCGCGTGCTCTCGAAGGCCCAGATCCTGGACCACGTGTGGGAGTACGACTTCAACGGCGACGCCGGCATCGTCGAGTCCTACATCTCCTACCTGCGCCGCAAGCTCGACCAGCACTCCTCGGAGCCGGTCATCCAGACCAAGCGCGGCTTCGGCTACATGCTCAAGGCCGCCAAGTCCTGA
- a CDS encoding sensor histidine kinase → MRPVHDYVSEKWNNVSLRTKITSVTVLLLLLGLLVSGAGTMYLLRQQMVSQLDAQLRVTITQLPKVLNTDATMPDTFTQEDVATADPAWFVVLLDAQGDVLADNWTGDSAEHPRVFGLDLARASQINNEIVVFSDNSGKKAWHGIVRVSQNASPDAMEYSTLVVARPLEQVDDLVATYIVIFASFGLAVVVLGAAVTRMLVTSTFGPLREVERTAAAIAGGDFSQRLGGATPNTEVGRLNRSLNMMLSRIDRAFADRAKTIDQMRRFVGDASHELRTPLVSVRGYAELYRMGALQTPEDVSQAMERIEKEAIRMGGLVEDLLELARLDETKPLQLAPVDLYPIARDAALDAMASSQTRTVTALPPVLVNPVGPILDADGLEPTQELSSDPQRGTGGASGSDATGPIAFAGATLSRFRARRSRRPGDTATDALAPVRPGDDDAPVPAEGFAMVQAEENKIRQVVTNLIGNAVRFTPAGSPIDLATVVDEAAREARIEVRDHGDGVPPQIREKIFQRFWRADTSRTRETGGSGLGLAIVSAIVAAHRGRVDVVETEGGGATFRVILPLLPSSDSSTTSTPSAPAAPAS, encoded by the coding sequence GTGCGGCCAGTGCACGACTACGTGTCGGAGAAGTGGAACAACGTCTCCCTGCGCACCAAGATCACGAGCGTCACGGTGCTCCTGCTCCTGCTGGGCCTCCTCGTGTCCGGTGCCGGCACCATGTACCTGCTGCGCCAGCAGATGGTCAGCCAGCTCGACGCGCAGCTCCGGGTCACGATCACGCAGCTCCCGAAGGTGCTCAATACCGACGCGACGATGCCGGACACGTTCACGCAGGAAGACGTGGCAACCGCGGATCCGGCCTGGTTCGTGGTCCTCCTCGACGCCCAGGGCGACGTGCTCGCCGACAACTGGACGGGCGACTCCGCCGAGCACCCGCGCGTCTTCGGCCTCGACCTGGCCCGGGCCTCCCAGATCAACAACGAGATCGTCGTCTTCTCGGACAACTCCGGCAAGAAGGCGTGGCACGGCATCGTCCGGGTGTCGCAGAACGCATCGCCGGACGCGATGGAGTACTCGACGCTCGTCGTCGCCCGGCCGCTCGAGCAGGTGGACGACCTCGTCGCCACGTACATCGTCATCTTCGCGAGCTTCGGCCTCGCCGTCGTCGTGCTCGGCGCCGCGGTCACCCGCATGCTGGTGACCAGCACGTTCGGCCCCCTCCGCGAGGTCGAGCGCACCGCGGCCGCCATCGCGGGCGGCGACTTCAGCCAGCGCCTCGGAGGTGCCACCCCGAACACCGAGGTCGGTCGCCTCAACCGCTCCCTCAACATGATGCTCAGCCGGATCGACCGCGCCTTCGCCGACCGCGCGAAGACCATCGACCAGATGCGGCGCTTCGTCGGCGATGCCAGCCACGAGCTCCGGACGCCGTTGGTCTCGGTGCGCGGCTACGCCGAGCTGTATCGCATGGGGGCGCTGCAGACGCCCGAGGACGTGTCGCAGGCCATGGAGCGCATCGAGAAGGAGGCCATCCGCATGGGCGGGCTGGTCGAGGACCTCCTGGAGCTCGCACGGCTGGACGAGACCAAGCCTCTGCAGCTCGCGCCCGTCGACCTCTACCCCATCGCCCGCGACGCCGCTCTCGACGCGATGGCCTCCTCCCAGACCCGCACCGTCACGGCGCTCCCGCCGGTGCTCGTCAACCCCGTCGGCCCGATCCTCGACGCCGACGGCCTCGAGCCCACGCAGGAGCTGTCGTCGGACCCGCAGCGCGGCACCGGGGGCGCGTCGGGCAGCGACGCGACCGGGCCCATCGCCTTCGCCGGCGCCACCCTGTCCCGGTTCCGCGCCCGCCGCTCGCGCCGCCCCGGCGATACGGCGACCGACGCCCTCGCCCCTGTCCGCCCCGGCGACGACGACGCGCCCGTCCCCGCCGAGGGGTTCGCCATGGTCCAGGCGGAAGAGAACAAGATCCGGCAGGTGGTGACCAACCTCATCGGCAACGCCGTGCGCTTCACGCCCGCCGGCAGCCCGATCGACCTGGCGACCGTCGTCGACGAGGCCGCACGGGAGGCGCGCATCGAGGTCCGCGACCACGGGGACGGCGTGCCTCCGCAGATCCGGGAGAAGATCTTCCAGCGCTTCTGGCGCGCCGACACGTCCCGCACACGGGAGACCGGCGGCAGCGGGCTCGGCCTCGCCATCGTGTCCGCCATCGTCGCCGCGCACCGCGGCAGGGTCGACGTCGTCGAGACCGAGGGCGGGGGCGCCACCTTCCGCGTGATCCTGCCCCTCCTCCCCAGCTCCGACTCCTCCACGACCTCCACGCCCAGCGCCCCGGCCGCCCCTGCGTCCTGA
- a CDS encoding WXG100 family type VII secretion target yields the protein MTRYQVDSEAVLSATAAVQGSIGRIQAEVAGLHGQLADLQGSWSGSAATAFQGVVAEWKGTQQRVEEALASINQALSSAARQYAEVEEGNARMFAH from the coding sequence ATGACGAGGTACCAGGTGGACAGCGAGGCCGTCCTGTCGGCGACCGCAGCCGTCCAGGGCAGCATCGGCCGCATCCAGGCGGAGGTGGCGGGCCTTCACGGCCAGCTCGCCGACCTGCAGGGATCGTGGTCCGGCAGCGCGGCCACGGCCTTCCAGGGCGTGGTGGCCGAGTGGAAGGGCACGCAGCAGCGCGTCGAGGAGGCCCTGGCGAGCATCAACCAGGCCCTGAGCTCCGCCGCCCGGCAGTACGCGGAGGTGGAGGAGGGCAACGCCCGCATGTTCGCGCACTAG